The proteins below come from a single Aegilops tauschii subsp. strangulata cultivar AL8/78 chromosome 6, Aet v6.0, whole genome shotgun sequence genomic window:
- the LOC109766817 gene encoding uncharacterized protein produces the protein MGQALRRLFDSFFSTKEMRVVMLGLDSAGKTTILYRLHLGEVLQTVPTVGFNVEKVQYKNVAFTVWDVGGQEKLRQLWRMYLSNSDALIYVVDSLDRERIEDARQEFQSIIKDPLMANSIILVLANKQDLKGSMSPEEVIEGLGLHDLKNRIWHIQGTCALRGEGLYDGLDWLASTLKQLQETGHATSIAGPSI, from the exons ATGGGGCAGGCGCTGCGCAGGCTCTTCGACTCCTTCTTCTCCACCAAGGAGATGAGG GTTGTGATGCTTGGTTTGGATTCAGCTGGCAAAACAACAATCTTGTATAGGCTGCACCTGGGGGAGGTTCTTCAAACTGTGCCTACAGTAG GTTTTAACGTCGAGAAAGTTCAGTACAAGAATGTGGCATTTACCGTGTGGGATGTTGGTGGACAAGAAAAGCTCAGACAATTATGGAGGATGTATCTCAGCAATTCTGATGCACTG ATCTATGTTGTTGATTCTTTGGACAGAGAAAGGATCGAAGATGCCAGACAAGAATTCCag AGCATTATCAAGGACCCTTTGATGGCAAACAGCATAATCTTGGTATTAGCAAACAAACAGGACTTG AAAGGTTCAATGAGCCCGGAGGAGGTCATTGAAGGGCTGGGCCTGCATGATCTCAAGAACAGGATATGGCACATACAGGGGACGTGCGCGCTCCGCGGCGAGGGCCTCTATGACGGGCTCGATTGGCTGGCGTCCACCCTGAAGCAGCTGCAGGAGACGGGTCATGCTACTTCAATTGCTGGACCTTCTATCTAG
- the LOC109766818 gene encoding E3 ubiquitin-protein ligase SINAT2, whose protein sequence is MAPGSSIVSVTEVPESDCGDRGLSEALSSIRLDGDSTSKPSWAASLVNVGLSSLTGLNDLLECPVCTNSMRPPILQCPNGHTICSSCKHRVDNHCPTCRQELGNIRCLALEKVAESIQLPCKYQSLGCTEIHPYQNKLKHEELCRFRPYSCPYAGSECLIAGDVPMLVSHLINDHKVDLHEGCTFNHRYVKSNPYEVENATWMLTVFKCFGQHFCLHFEAFLLGMSPVYMAFLRFMGEESEARGFCYSLEVGGNGRKLTWQGTPRSIRDGHKKVRDSFDGLIIHRNMALFFSSGTRQELKLRVTGRIWKEQ, encoded by the exons ATGGCCCCAGGAAGCAGCATTGTGAGTGTGACTGAAGTTCCTGAGTCTGATTGTGGCGACCGTGGGCTCTCCGAGGCACTCAGTAGTATTAGGCTTGATGGAGATTCTACAAGTAAGCCCTCCTGGGCTGCGTCACTTGTCAATGTTGGTTTGTCATCATTGACTGGCTTGAATGATTTGCTCGAGTGTCCAGTGTGTACAAACTCAATGCGGCCACCTATACTTCAG TGCCCAAATGGCCACACAATTTGCTCCAGCTGTAAGCATAGGGTAGACAACCATTGTCCCACTTGCCGCCAGGAGCTGGGAAATATCAGATGCTTGGCTCTTGAGAAGGTGGCTGAATCGATTCAGCTTCCATGCAAATACCAAAGCCTGGGCTGCACCGAGATCCATCCTTACCAGAACAAACTTAAGCACGAGGAGCTCTGCAGGTTCAGGCCATACAGCTGTCCATACGCAGGTTCAGAGTGCCTGATTGCAGGTGACGTTCCGATGCTCGTGTCTCATCTCATCAACGACCACAAGGTGGACTTGCACGAAGGCTGCACCTTCAACCACCGCTACGTGAAGTCCAACCCTTACGAAGTGGAAAATGCGACATGGATGCTCACT GTGTTCAAGTGTTTTGGTCAGCACTTCTGCCTCCACTTCGAGGCGTTCCTGCTGGGGATGTCCCCGGTATACATGGCGTTCCTGCGGTTCATGGGGGAAGAGAGCGAGGCTCGGGGCTTCTGCTACAGCCTGGAGGTGGGCGGGAACGGGCGGAAGCTGACATGGCAGGGCACGCCGCGGAGCATCCGGGACGGGCACAAGAAGGTGCGGGACAGCTTCGACGGGCTCATCATCCACCGCAACATGGCCCTCTTCTTCTCCAGCGGCACCCGGCAGGAGCTCAAGCTGCGCGTGACCGGCCGCATCTGGAAGGAGCAGTGA